In Methanosarcina siciliae T4/M, one genomic interval encodes:
- a CDS encoding ABC transporter permease produces the protein MYLFEYSELIKNLVISDLKVKYQSSVLGFAWSMLNPLLMMLVLYVVFSNIFRFEQEHFDLYLLIGIIAWRFLANGTMTAMTSIVGKPSLVTKIYIPREILTFSLTMSAFISSILEFAVLIPLLLILGASLSLTILLFPVIHILYFLIVYGISLALASLYVYFRDLNQIWDIVLQVGFYTAPIIYPLSLVPEKYLDYYMLSPITRLMMMYRDVLLYGTIPHIYDFMFVAGFGLAFLAFGSLMFRKLSPRFAEEV, from the coding sequence ATGTACCTATTCGAATATAGCGAATTAATCAAGAATCTTGTAATAAGCGACCTTAAGGTTAAGTACCAGAGCTCTGTTCTCGGTTTCGCATGGTCTATGCTAAATCCACTGCTCATGATGCTGGTTCTATACGTAGTGTTTAGCAACATCTTCAGGTTTGAACAGGAACACTTCGATCTGTATCTTTTGATCGGAATAATAGCCTGGCGTTTTCTGGCAAACGGAACCATGACCGCAATGACCTCGATAGTAGGAAAGCCCAGCCTTGTAACTAAAATATATATCCCGAGAGAAATCCTTACTTTCAGCCTGACAATGTCGGCATTCATAAGTTCGATTCTGGAATTCGCGGTATTGATTCCTTTATTATTAATCCTGGGAGCTTCACTCTCACTAACGATTCTGTTGTTCCCTGTAATTCATATTTTATATTTCTTAATAGTATACGGAATCAGCCTTGCGCTTGCATCTCTGTACGTGTATTTCCGGGATTTGAACCAGATATGGGACATCGTCCTTCAGGTCGGTTTTTACACTGCCCCTATTATATACCCTCTGTCTCTTGTGCCTGAAAAATATCTGGATTATTACATGCTAAGTCCGATTACTCGATTAATGATGATGTACAGAGATGTATTGTTATACGGCACTATTCCACACATATATGATTTCATGTTTGTTGCCGGATTTGGGCTGGCATTTTTAGCATTTGGATCTCTGATGTTCAGGAAATTGTCTCCCAGATTTGCAGAGGAGGTGTAA
- a CDS encoding phenylacetate--CoA ligase family protein has translation MNWRKPLIFAGLHLTGSKIPFYLEEIKRVSKLPQDEIKKYQDKKLEKLLLHSYQNVPYYHKILPEAGVIIDGEVHLKNFGKIPILTKEIIGSNFEDLKSRNLKTRTFYENHTGGSTGQPLIFLQDKYYEDQNFANKIFFCGLAGKDIGKKEMKIWGSEKDLVEGTSSIKSRLTFWLYNRLFENSFNLDTEQTNKIIQNINSEQPDLIWGYVNSLLILSRYINENNLVIKSPRAVISAAGTLTEDIRSEIKQAFNCKVLNVYGSREMGDMAYEDVEGQGLSVFQHSHYLEVINRDNSDFGDIIVTSLNNYSFPFIRYKIGDISEGFIDSSNSNSNYVKLKNVVGRETGIFKTKDGKYVPPEFFIHIVGVVYNTGFIKQFQVIQKSFTVILVKIVLKDKKDEKMLAKIDTSIKKVMGDDCEVRFDFVDVIAPSKSGKYLYTISEVN, from the coding sequence ATGAACTGGAGAAAACCTTTGATTTTTGCGGGGCTTCATTTAACAGGTAGCAAAATACCCTTCTATTTGGAGGAAATTAAAAGAGTTTCCAAGCTTCCACAGGATGAAATCAAAAAATACCAGGATAAAAAATTAGAAAAATTATTACTCCATTCTTACCAGAATGTTCCTTATTACCACAAGATTCTGCCTGAAGCGGGTGTGATCATCGATGGTGAAGTCCATCTCAAAAACTTTGGTAAAATTCCCATTTTGACAAAAGAAATTATAGGGTCCAATTTTGAGGACTTGAAAAGTCGAAATTTAAAGACCAGAACATTTTATGAAAATCACACTGGTGGTTCTACAGGTCAACCTTTAATCTTTTTGCAGGACAAATACTATGAGGATCAAAATTTTGCCAATAAGATTTTTTTCTGTGGATTAGCAGGTAAAGATATTGGTAAAAAAGAAATGAAAATTTGGGGTTCTGAAAAAGATCTTGTGGAAGGGACTTCCAGTATCAAGTCCAGGCTAACTTTTTGGTTATATAATCGGCTTTTTGAAAATAGTTTCAACCTTGATACAGAACAAACAAATAAAATTATTCAAAATATAAACTCTGAGCAACCAGATCTAATTTGGGGATATGTTAATTCCTTGCTAATTCTTTCCAGGTATATCAATGAAAATAATTTGGTAATCAAAAGTCCAAGAGCCGTTATCTCTGCTGCTGGCACATTGACAGAAGATATCAGGTCTGAGATAAAACAAGCTTTTAATTGTAAGGTTTTGAATGTTTATGGCTCAAGGGAAATGGGGGATATGGCTTACGAGGATGTCGAAGGTCAAGGTTTGAGCGTTTTCCAGCATAGTCATTATCTGGAAGTTATTAATAGGGATAATTCAGATTTTGGTGACATTATAGTAACATCATTAAATAACTATTCTTTTCCTTTCATCAGGTACAAGATTGGGGATATTTCTGAAGGTTTTATTGACAGCAGTAATAGCAACTCAAATTATGTTAAGCTGAAAAATGTTGTGGGCAGGGAAACTGGCATATTTAAAACAAAGGATGGTAAATATGTTCCTCCTGAATTTTTCATCCATATAGTCGGCGTGGTTTATAATACCGGATTTATCAAGCAATTTCAGGTAATTCAAAAAAGTTTTACAGTTATTTTAGTAAAAATTGTTTTGAAAGACAAGAAAGATGAAAAAATGCTTGCAAAAATAGATACATCCATCAAAAAAGTTATGGGTGATGACTGCGAAGTTCGTTTTGATTTTGTGGACGTGATCGCACCAAGTAAAAGTGGGAAGTATTTGTATACGATAAGTGAGGTGAATTAA
- a CDS encoding ABC transporter ATP-binding protein produces MSKCFKIPHEKRVTVYDNIIGKITGKSYTYEVFEALKDVTFNVKKGETLGIIGENGSGKSTILKIISGVLVADTGSVKVKGKMAPFLELGVGFQPELTAIENVYLYGAIMGMNHAEMDEKLNSIFEFAELDKFRDTKLKNYSSGMYARLAFATAISIDPDVLLIDEVLSVGDQSFQTKCHDKINEYKRNGKTIIFVSHSMEEVKKICNNCLMLSNGNIVSIGPTENVISDYLNAVNKKEVERLLNKYNDVQSAIEKNNADPSINWGSKEAKIVDIKFLNNHSESYIFQTGEKFLAKIKYKTNQRIEKPVFGVAIYRDDVHIAGPNTKFCEMAIDYIDDEGEIDFIIDELPLLDGSYQFSAAIYDNSCQHPYDHLHCAHGFSIKNLSVKNYGIFDIRGRWVLK; encoded by the coding sequence GTGTCCAAGTGCTTCAAGATACCACATGAAAAAAGAGTAACAGTATATGATAACATAATCGGGAAGATTACAGGCAAATCATACACTTATGAAGTTTTTGAAGCTCTGAAAGATGTCACATTCAATGTCAAGAAGGGAGAAACTTTAGGGATCATCGGAGAAAACGGATCCGGGAAAAGTACAATCCTCAAGATAATTTCGGGAGTCCTTGTGGCGGATACGGGTTCCGTAAAGGTAAAAGGAAAAATGGCACCTTTTCTGGAATTGGGAGTTGGGTTTCAACCAGAACTCACAGCTATTGAAAATGTGTACCTTTACGGTGCAATAATGGGCATGAACCACGCAGAAATGGACGAGAAACTTAATTCAATTTTTGAATTTGCAGAACTGGATAAGTTCAGGGATACGAAATTAAAAAATTACTCCTCGGGAATGTATGCGAGATTAGCTTTTGCAACAGCGATATCTATTGACCCGGATGTCCTTTTGATTGATGAGGTTCTGTCAGTTGGCGACCAATCTTTTCAAACGAAATGCCACGACAAAATAAATGAGTACAAACGGAATGGAAAAACAATTATCTTTGTATCTCATTCGATGGAAGAGGTCAAGAAAATATGTAATAATTGTTTAATGCTTAGCAATGGAAATATTGTATCAATAGGACCTACTGAAAATGTCATAAGCGACTACCTGAATGCTGTAAACAAAAAAGAAGTCGAGAGACTATTGAACAAGTATAATGATGTGCAGAGTGCTATTGAAAAAAATAATGCGGACCCCTCAATTAACTGGGGTTCAAAAGAGGCAAAAATAGTAGATATAAAGTTTTTAAATAATCATAGTGAGTCTTATATTTTCCAAACCGGAGAAAAATTTCTTGCAAAAATAAAATACAAAACCAATCAACGAATTGAAAAACCGGTTTTTGGAGTCGCGATCTATAGAGATGACGTTCATATTGCAGGACCAAATACTAAATTTTGCGAAATGGCCATAGATTATATAGACGATGAAGGTGAAATTGATTTTATAATTGACGAGCTACCTCTATTGGACGGATCTTATCAATTTTCTGCAGCAATATATGATAACTCATGCCAGCATCCTTATGACCATCTTCACTGTGCACATGGATTTAGTATAAAAAACCTATCAGTTAAAAACTATGGGATATTCGACATACGGGGGCGGTGGGTACTCAAATGA
- a CDS encoding lysylphosphatidylglycerol synthase transmembrane domain-containing protein, which produces MAKQAKSRNNRCDFRIGVISDHDKKSWNIMKNKTIAKLSAVALSIGLLYILLSRVQFDEIVTTLTSINPAYILAGFALYICSYFLRAFRFYILLHREIELKDLFNIICVHNMVNNILPARTGELSYIYLLKKVHKKTTGEGVASLMVARIFDIIALSLLFLISVLIVKDLPEIFMNTIGTVALFMVIMLIYLIVLLYSGRSFFGITKRFFGKYNLDQRKPGNYLLKIGEETVDSLEKTNIGNGIYLLILSSILIWLLNYSMVFFLLQGMTIHIPLQNVILGATFCLLTTVLPIQGVGGFGTSETVWTLVFVPLGMSLEAAIISGFSYHIILIMYYLFIGSYGLIALKATVRTTQ; this is translated from the coding sequence ATGGCTAAACAAGCCAAAAGCAGGAATAATAGGTGTGATTTCAGAATAGGTGTGATTTCAGATCATGACAAAAAGAGCTGGAACATTATGAAAAACAAAACCATAGCAAAATTATCTGCCGTTGCACTCTCTATCGGGCTCCTGTATATATTGCTCTCACGCGTCCAATTTGATGAAATTGTTACCACACTTACAAGCATTAATCCCGCTTATATACTTGCAGGATTTGCATTATATATCTGCTCATATTTTCTTAGAGCATTTCGATTTTATATTTTACTACATCGAGAAATTGAGCTAAAAGATCTATTCAATATAATATGTGTGCACAATATGGTAAATAACATCCTGCCAGCAAGGACGGGAGAGTTGTCTTATATCTACTTGCTTAAGAAGGTGCATAAAAAGACAACCGGGGAAGGAGTTGCGTCATTGATGGTCGCAAGAATTTTTGATATTATTGCCCTGTCTCTACTCTTCCTTATTTCCGTGTTGATAGTTAAAGATTTACCTGAAATCTTTATGAATACTATCGGGACTGTTGCATTATTTATGGTCATAATGCTTATTTATCTAATAGTTTTACTATACTCTGGAAGGTCTTTTTTTGGGATTACCAAAAGATTTTTTGGAAAATATAATCTGGATCAAAGAAAGCCTGGTAATTATTTATTGAAAATAGGTGAAGAAACAGTCGATAGCCTTGAAAAAACAAATATTGGAAATGGTATTTATTTATTAATCCTCTCTTCGATATTGATATGGCTTCTGAATTATTCGATGGTTTTTTTCCTGTTACAGGGCATGACTATTCATATACCATTACAAAATGTGATATTAGGTGCGACTTTTTGTTTGCTAACTACAGTATTGCCGATTCAGGGTGTTGGAGGTTTTGGCACAAGTGAAACTGTCTGGACGCTGGTATTTGTACCTTTAGGAATGTCATTGGAAGCTGCCATAATTTCTGGATTTAGCTATCATATTATACTTATAATGTATTATCTGTTTATCGGATCATATGGTTTAATTGCATTAAAGGCGACCGTGAGGACTACCCAGTAG
- a CDS encoding glycosyltransferase has protein sequence MNSDFDLTDLPFDLYTRNYIIKKIIDSVRNDCNNSFKILDAGGRNGNLSSFLNDDEIHIIDIRPGDENNYVIGDVTKAPYKDRSFDIVVSSDVYEHVSASERLNFISELLRVSKDFVILGAPFDSKDVKDAEVKACNYFKEITGEPHPWLLEHIENGLPSKDELENFLKDNDFGYLTIKTNNISNWFLMQLLIFYTSKYKDFMENVSKVHRYYNENFLDLGDLLEPSYRTIYLISKNLGIPELNLKFEYYNDLSKHRTLERLIFEIVEKPISDSTNLITELSEEIQNKDSYIQGLDNFINEFKEEIQNKDSYIQGLNNYINEFKEEIQNKDSYIQQINTSVEELKKEIRNKDDLISQNRKEMDDIYESTFWKIYLIYRRIINVLLPANTKRRQAFDIGVLGIQTFKMQGFKALFHKMKNQNRIYQKLRKSSVPVIETDIISSNIANSPKVALPLLKTLKGKFTFPANNLNELKFFTATYGRTNSDLELHIINDSRKIIRNSVAKGYEILDNDYTPFKFKPVKDCKGKVFSFELMSKGDPSAAIWFNDSGDLQELTLFYDDKALNGSIGFQACSSLEIEEEYDFWVLKNSLTISKKKKYKAKIKEFSYKPKISIIMPVYNVDKIWLEKAIDSVRNQLYENWELCIADDASTKEHISKTLKEYLNIDCRIKVKYLNNNLGISGASNEALSLATGEFIGLLDNDDELSIDALYEVVKILNKKPETDMVYSDEDKITMEGKRCNPFFKPDWSPDLLLAVNYICHFTVIRKKLVEDIGQFNVGFEGSQDYDLFLRVIEKTNNIEHIPKILYHWRMIPTSTASNIDVKDNAHTNGVKALQNYLTRQRIEGNVVNSLNRTNYLIDYAIKEDSLVSIIIPFKDKVDYLKRCINSIIKNTKEIRYELLLVSNNSIEKETFEYLESLKKYPNIKIITYDYPFNFAAINNFAAKKTSGTYLLFLNNDTEVITENWLHYMLMNAQREEIGCVGAKLLYPNGTIQHAGVVLGLTGMAGHVFAGFPENQWTNFGLDSWPRNYLAVTAACLMISKEKFNQVGGFDENFKICGNDIDLCLRVYGEGYRNLYIPNVRLYHFESISRGKEIPAGDFQESWKSYKYYLGKGDPFYNPNLTLENTSCSLNKYSKPSFEVNFNQIQNVLLEMGCKIEKKRD, from the coding sequence ATGAATTCGGACTTTGACTTGACGGATCTTCCATTTGATCTATACACAAGAAACTACATAATAAAAAAAATAATAGACTCAGTCCGAAATGATTGCAACAACTCTTTTAAGATATTGGATGCTGGTGGTAGAAATGGTAATTTATCTTCTTTTTTAAATGATGATGAAATACATATAATTGACATAAGACCGGGTGACGAAAACAACTACGTAATCGGAGATGTCACAAAAGCTCCTTATAAAGACAGATCTTTTGATATTGTGGTTTCTTCTGACGTATATGAACATGTTTCAGCAAGCGAAAGATTAAACTTCATCTCGGAATTGCTTAGAGTCAGCAAAGATTTTGTTATCCTGGGAGCTCCTTTTGATTCTAAAGATGTTAAAGACGCTGAAGTGAAAGCATGCAATTATTTTAAAGAAATAACTGGAGAACCACATCCGTGGCTACTAGAGCATATTGAAAATGGATTACCTTCCAAAGATGAATTGGAAAATTTCTTGAAAGACAATGATTTTGGATATTTAACTATCAAAACAAACAATATTTCAAACTGGTTTTTGATGCAACTTTTGATTTTTTATACTTCAAAATATAAAGATTTCATGGAAAATGTAAGCAAAGTGCATAGATATTATAATGAGAATTTTTTAGATCTTGGGGACCTATTGGAGCCTTCATATAGAACCATATATCTGATCAGTAAAAATTTAGGGATTCCGGAACTAAATTTAAAATTTGAATATTATAATGACCTTTCAAAACATCGTACACTAGAGAGGTTAATTTTTGAAATTGTTGAGAAACCGATATCTGACTCCACGAATTTAATTACAGAACTAAGTGAAGAGATCCAGAACAAGGATTCGTATATACAGGGACTGGATAATTTTATTAATGAATTCAAAGAAGAAATCCAGAACAAGGACTCGTATATACAGGGACTGAATAATTATATTAACGAATTCAAAGAAGAAATCCAGAACAAGGACTCGTATATACAGCAAATAAATACCTCTGTGGAAGAACTTAAAAAAGAAATTCGTAATAAAGATGATTTAATTAGTCAAAATAGAAAAGAAATGGATGATATATATGAAAGTACTTTTTGGAAAATTTATCTTATATATCGAAGAATAATAAATGTATTATTACCAGCTAATACAAAAAGAAGACAGGCATTTGATATTGGAGTCCTTGGAATTCAGACGTTTAAAATGCAAGGTTTTAAAGCATTATTCCATAAGATGAAGAATCAGAATCGAATCTACCAAAAACTTAGAAAGTCTTCGGTCCCTGTTATTGAGACAGATATTATTTCGTCTAATATTGCAAATTCACCTAAAGTTGCTTTACCTCTCCTAAAAACATTAAAAGGAAAATTCACGTTCCCTGCAAATAACTTAAATGAGTTAAAATTCTTTACAGCTACATATGGAAGAACAAATTCGGATCTTGAACTTCACATTATAAACGATTCCAGAAAAATTATAAGGAATTCAGTGGCAAAAGGATACGAAATTCTGGATAATGATTATACCCCTTTCAAATTTAAACCAGTAAAAGATTGCAAAGGGAAGGTTTTTTCATTTGAATTAATGTCAAAAGGTGATCCCTCCGCAGCAATATGGTTTAATGATTCTGGGGACTTGCAAGAATTAACGCTGTTTTACGATGATAAAGCATTAAATGGAAGTATTGGTTTTCAGGCATGTTCTAGTCTTGAGATAGAAGAGGAATATGATTTCTGGGTACTAAAAAACAGTTTAACCATATCAAAAAAAAAGAAATATAAAGCAAAAATAAAAGAATTTAGTTATAAACCTAAAATCAGCATAATAATGCCGGTTTATAATGTAGATAAAATTTGGCTTGAAAAAGCTATCGATTCGGTCAGAAACCAATTATATGAAAACTGGGAATTGTGTATAGCAGACGATGCTTCCACAAAGGAGCATATCAGCAAAACTTTAAAAGAATATTTAAATATAGACTGCCGAATTAAGGTAAAATATTTAAATAATAATCTGGGCATTTCGGGGGCCTCAAATGAAGCCCTGTCCTTAGCTACTGGTGAGTTTATAGGATTGCTTGATAACGATGATGAATTAAGCATTGATGCCCTTTACGAAGTTGTAAAAATTCTAAATAAAAAACCTGAAACAGACATGGTATATAGTGATGAAGACAAGATCACTATGGAAGGAAAACGTTGCAATCCTTTTTTTAAACCGGATTGGTCTCCAGATTTATTATTGGCGGTGAATTATATTTGCCACTTTACGGTAATAAGAAAAAAATTAGTAGAAGATATTGGCCAATTTAACGTTGGTTTTGAGGGGAGTCAGGATTACGATCTATTCTTAAGAGTTATAGAAAAGACTAATAATATAGAACATATCCCAAAAATATTGTATCACTGGCGAATGATACCTACTTCAACTGCTTCAAACATCGACGTAAAAGACAACGCACATACGAATGGTGTAAAGGCATTGCAAAATTATCTAACACGTCAAAGAATAGAGGGAAATGTAGTAAATAGCCTGAATAGGACTAATTATCTAATAGATTATGCAATTAAAGAGGACTCCTTAGTCTCGATAATAATTCCCTTTAAAGATAAAGTAGATTATTTAAAGAGATGCATTAACAGTATTATAAAAAATACAAAAGAAATTAGATATGAACTTCTATTAGTATCAAATAATAGTATAGAAAAAGAAACTTTTGAATATTTGGAATCTTTAAAAAAATACCCAAATATAAAAATAATAACATACGATTATCCTTTTAACTTCGCTGCAATTAACAACTTTGCTGCAAAAAAAACTAGTGGCACATATCTTTTGTTCTTAAATAACGACACTGAAGTCATAACCGAGAATTGGCTCCATTATATGTTAATGAATGCTCAAAGAGAAGAAATCGGTTGTGTCGGCGCTAAACTTCTATATCCCAATGGCACAATTCAGCATGCTGGTGTAGTATTAGGATTGACAGGAATGGCAGGTCATGTTTTTGCCGGATTTCCTGAAAACCAATGGACTAATTTTGGTTTGGATTCGTGGCCTAGAAATTATCTTGCAGTTACTGCAGCATGTTTAATGATCAGCAAAGAGAAATTTAATCAAGTTGGGGGTTTTGATGAAAATTTCAAAATTTGCGGAAATGATATTGACTTATGCTTAAGGGTTTATGGAGAAGGATATAGAAATCTTTACATCCCGAATGTAAGACTATATCATTTTGAATCGATCTCAAGAGGAAAAGAAATCCCAGCTGGAGATTTCCAAGAGTCTTGGAAGTCATATAAATATTACTTGGGAAAAGGGGACCCATTTTACAATCCGAACTTAACATTGGAAAACACATCATGCAGCCTTAATAAGTATTCTAAACCAAGTTTTGAAGTCAATTTTAATCAAATTCAAAATGTTTTATTAGAAATGGGTTGTAAAATAGAGAAAAAAAGAGATTAA
- a CDS encoding glycosyltransferase family 4 protein, giving the protein MKVLMLNYEYPPLGGGGSNACKYLLREMANKAIEVDLVTSSPSNIFETETIGDTVSIYKLPVNKKDVHYWTQREILSYSWKAKNFINNLLNENKYDLCHAFFGVPCGAIAYLFRKKIPYIVSLRGSDVPGFNNRFGFQYIFLKPLIKKVWDNAGVVVANSQGLKELALKTSPSQEIGVIYNGVDISEFEPDFSREDGSEIKIVCVSRLIKRKGINYLIEAVGKLKDKQIQLTLVGEGNQEEELRKLVDDLKISDRVDFKGYVGHGQIAEIYRNSDIFVLPSLNEGMSNALLEALAAGLPVIVTDTGGTSELLDGNGALVPMGNSDAIAQAIRSFVDNPGKFRHMGLRSREIAEEMDWMRVGEAYLKLYEELG; this is encoded by the coding sequence ATGAAGGTACTGATGCTGAATTATGAGTATCCTCCGCTGGGAGGGGGTGGAAGTAATGCTTGTAAATACCTCTTAAGAGAGATGGCAAATAAAGCAATAGAGGTAGATCTGGTTACATCCTCCCCATCTAATATATTTGAAACTGAAACGATTGGGGATACTGTAAGCATTTACAAACTACCTGTAAATAAAAAGGACGTCCACTATTGGACACAAAGAGAAATTCTAAGCTACAGCTGGAAAGCAAAGAACTTTATTAATAATTTGCTGAATGAAAATAAATATGATTTATGCCATGCTTTTTTCGGTGTACCTTGTGGTGCAATAGCTTATCTGTTCAGAAAAAAAATACCATATATTGTTTCTTTAAGAGGATCTGATGTTCCAGGTTTTAACAACAGGTTTGGTTTTCAGTATATATTCTTGAAACCTCTCATCAAAAAAGTATGGGATAATGCTGGAGTTGTGGTTGCTAACAGTCAGGGGTTAAAGGAACTTGCTTTGAAAACATCACCGTCTCAGGAGATTGGAGTAATCTACAATGGGGTTGATATTTCAGAGTTCGAGCCGGATTTTAGTAGAGAAGATGGGAGTGAAATAAAGATTGTTTGTGTTTCAAGATTAATCAAGAGAAAAGGAATCAATTATCTAATAGAAGCGGTTGGGAAATTAAAAGATAAACAGATACAATTAACCCTTGTTGGTGAAGGAAACCAGGAAGAAGAACTGAGAAAATTGGTTGATGACCTTAAAATCTCGGACAGGGTAGATTTTAAAGGTTACGTAGGCCATGGCCAGATTGCTGAAATATATCGAAACAGCGATATTTTTGTTTTGCCATCCTTAAACGAAGGAATGAGTAATGCTTTACTGGAAGCTTTGGCTGCAGGATTGCCTGTTATTGTCACGGATACCGGTGGGACTTCTGAGCTTCTGGATGGAAATGGTGCGCTTGTACCTATGGGTAATTCGGATGCGATTGCACAGGCTATTCGTAGTTTTGTTGATAATCCCGGGAAGTTTCGACATATGGGATTGAGGAGCAGGGAGATTGCTGAAGAGATGGATTGGATGAGGGTTGGAGAGGCATATTTGAAATTGTACGAGGAACTCGGATGA
- a CDS encoding rhamnosyltransferase WsaF family glycosyltransferase yields the protein MMSKARKVYEIYKNSGSIEVLYNIILKIKEEDKKRCMEGNKCVDGSYYSIPEITSLTPKETNFKGKRLNLLVPSLEKEHIFGGISTALNLFEYMTENYEFQRIIVTDSKVDNIDIERFKEYEIDNKSNKNRTKSICPMANRFGRTIDVGENDYFVSTAWWTAYILQPILEWQQKTYDIEPVFYYIIQDFEPGFYQWSSRYSLAESTYKSKFKTKAILNTKILYDFFVEKGYSFYQQAYFNPPLNRSLANRASLASKQARREPFKILVYGRPGVGRNCFEICIESLQKFASQYENLHKWELYSVGEKHQDIILSPDCKLKSLGKLPLDQYQNILESSSVGLSLMVSPHPSYPPIEMASYGLEVITNRYENKNLSNFFTNIHSLEKLTPNDVMETLIQVCREVEKRSGKPSDGKNSYLAEESWEKVFISLGNILREK from the coding sequence ATGATGAGTAAGGCCAGAAAAGTATATGAGATTTACAAAAATTCAGGATCAATTGAAGTGCTGTACAACATCATTTTGAAAATAAAGGAAGAAGACAAAAAAAGATGTATGGAAGGCAATAAATGTGTTGATGGTAGTTACTATTCAATACCTGAAATAACTTCCCTTACTCCAAAGGAAACTAATTTCAAAGGTAAGAGGTTGAATCTTCTTGTACCTTCATTAGAGAAAGAACATATTTTTGGTGGGATCTCAACAGCTTTGAATTTATTTGAATATATGACCGAAAATTATGAATTCCAAAGAATAATCGTAACAGACAGCAAAGTTGATAACATTGACATCGAACGTTTCAAAGAATATGAAATTGACAACAAATCAAATAAGAATCGGACAAAATCAATCTGTCCGATGGCCAATCGTTTTGGTAGAACAATAGATGTGGGAGAAAACGATTATTTTGTCTCAACTGCATGGTGGACTGCATATATTTTACAACCTATTCTCGAATGGCAACAGAAGACATATGATATAGAACCGGTATTTTATTACATAATCCAAGACTTTGAACCAGGGTTTTATCAATGGTCAAGCAGATATTCCCTCGCTGAAAGTACTTATAAAAGTAAATTTAAAACAAAAGCTATTTTGAATACCAAGATATTATATGATTTTTTTGTAGAAAAGGGATACTCATTTTATCAACAAGCATATTTTAACCCTCCTTTAAACAGATCTTTGGCTAACAGGGCATCTTTAGCTTCAAAACAGGCAAGAAGAGAACCATTTAAGATCTTAGTCTACGGGCGTCCGGGTGTAGGAAGAAATTGTTTTGAGATATGTATCGAAAGTTTACAAAAATTTGCATCCCAATATGAAAATTTGCATAAGTGGGAACTTTATTCTGTGGGAGAAAAACATCAAGATATAATATTGAGCCCCGATTGTAAATTAAAATCTCTAGGAAAGCTTCCTTTGGATCAATACCAGAATATACTTGAAAGTTCTTCCGTAGGACTCTCCTTAATGGTCTCACCACATCCGAGTTATCCACCGATTGAAATGGCCTCTTATGGATTGGAAGTCATAACTAATAGATATGAAAACAAGAACTTATCTAATTTTTTTACTAATATACATTCTTTGGAGAAACTAACACCAAATGATGTTATGGAAACTTTGATTCAGGTTTGTCGCGAAGTAGAGAAAAGAAGTGGAAAGCCTTCGGATGGAAAAAATAGTTATCTAGCAGAAGAGTCATGGGAAAAAGTTTTTATTTCATTAGGAAACATTTTGAGAGAGAAATAG